A genomic segment from Geitlerinema sp. PCC 7407 encodes:
- the thyX gene encoding FAD-dependent thymidylate synthase: MERFRVEVVSQTSHPQQVIYAAMHQDYAEMFVWDERDRWPDEESAGELIIKHLLAGNRGHFGPLEHPQIVLNFGWFPHSTMQQLRTHRVGVSFDVQSFRYTGSRLLEVAEGKREVEDVFYLRPLGFYADRQGKKYEYTAEQRQQDIAWCLEACDRYKTRIEQGFAEEHARGLIPFDVRQHWVMSANVRSLMHILDLRAKGDAQLEIQQMCDLIWPHFEAWVPAVAAWYKANRWKKARLSP, encoded by the coding sequence ATGGAGCGCTTTCGAGTTGAGGTTGTTTCCCAAACCTCTCATCCCCAACAGGTTATTTACGCCGCTATGCACCAGGACTATGCGGAGATGTTTGTCTGGGATGAGCGCGATCGCTGGCCTGACGAAGAAAGCGCTGGCGAACTGATTATCAAACACCTGTTGGCAGGCAATCGCGGCCACTTTGGCCCCCTAGAGCACCCCCAGATCGTGCTCAACTTCGGCTGGTTCCCCCACAGCACCATGCAACAGCTCCGCACCCATCGCGTGGGCGTGAGCTTCGATGTTCAATCTTTCCGATATACCGGATCGCGCTTGCTGGAAGTGGCGGAGGGCAAGCGAGAGGTGGAGGACGTGTTTTATTTGCGTCCGCTGGGATTTTATGCCGATCGCCAGGGCAAAAAGTACGAGTACACGGCTGAGCAGCGTCAGCAGGACATCGCGTGGTGCCTGGAGGCGTGCGATCGCTACAAGACTCGCATCGAGCAGGGATTTGCGGAGGAGCATGCGCGGGGTCTGATCCCCTTTGATGTTCGCCAGCACTGGGTGATGTCGGCCAATGTGCGATCGCTGATGCATATTTTGGATTTGCGGGCTAAGGGCGACGCTCAGCTCGAGATTCAGCAGATGTGCGATCTGATCTGGCCGCATTTTGAGGCGTGGGTGCCGGCGGTGGCGGCCTGGTACAAGGCCAATCGCTGGAAAAAGGCTCGCCTGTCACCGTAG
- a CDS encoding WD40 repeat domain-containing protein — MHSGLIRFWLIAIAFGTVAGCAPFMPRSEYGQPLSTQTTTATELRSLPDLPEDCPIKARGSYQRLEKLLQGQNLDGGDRLLQTFEGEARRLLGRPQYYRPSDSGTTYEWPSPDCKGWYISASMGPRGSSILTAEIPPPIGVLADADSRSPLQYTLAGHRREVEAIAFSPDGQALFSGSPDGGVHRWQVSSGQHQQALDADDWIRELRVDPKGQQLMGLGKDLTVWSLADGAIAKTWEFSQGGSTRNFFSHDQRFIVSEINDELVDLWDISRQQRTATFPPPLPLPPGAGQPQSVQVAPNMTLSTSSTPVRQSSRPGYRLGAIALHPNNRTLADAQNQGLGPDQNGIILWDIPTNRKLRTLAGHSYVVEAIAFSPNGQILATGSADTSFAEESVIKLWNPDKGILIRTLSGQKGGIRAIAFSPDGQTLASGSGAGSIVLWNLRTGQALQTLTGHTRAITAIAFSPDGQTLASGSSDRTLRVWQLQGLR, encoded by the coding sequence ATGCATTCAGGTTTGATCCGTTTCTGGCTGATTGCGATCGCTTTCGGCACAGTAGCGGGCTGTGCTCCCTTCATGCCGCGCTCGGAGTATGGCCAGCCTCTGTCAACCCAAACCACGACAGCCACTGAGTTGCGATCGCTGCCCGATTTGCCGGAAGACTGCCCCATCAAAGCTCGGGGTAGCTACCAGCGCCTCGAGAAGCTGCTGCAAGGCCAAAATCTCGACGGGGGCGATCGCCTTTTGCAAACCTTCGAGGGCGAGGCTCGCAGGCTTCTGGGTCGGCCCCAGTACTACCGGCCCAGCGACAGCGGCACCACCTACGAGTGGCCCAGCCCAGACTGCAAGGGCTGGTACATCAGCGCCAGCATGGGTCCTCGGGGCTCCAGCATTCTGACCGCCGAAATCCCGCCCCCCATTGGCGTGCTGGCTGACGCTGATTCTCGATCTCCCCTTCAGTACACTTTGGCCGGCCATCGGCGGGAGGTCGAGGCGATCGCCTTTAGCCCCGACGGCCAAGCCCTCTTTAGCGGTAGTCCCGATGGCGGCGTGCACCGCTGGCAGGTCAGCAGTGGGCAGCACCAACAGGCCCTTGATGCTGATGACTGGATTCGTGAGTTACGGGTCGATCCCAAAGGCCAGCAGCTAATGGGTCTGGGCAAAGACCTGACGGTCTGGAGCCTCGCCGATGGGGCGATCGCTAAGACCTGGGAATTTAGCCAAGGCGGCAGTACTCGCAACTTTTTTAGCCATGACCAGCGCTTCATCGTTAGCGAGATCAACGACGAACTCGTTGATCTCTGGGACATCAGTCGCCAGCAGCGAACGGCCACCTTTCCGCCCCCGCTGCCGCTCCCCCCAGGCGCTGGGCAGCCCCAGAGCGTCCAGGTCGCGCCCAATATGACCCTGAGCACCAGCAGCACCCCAGTGCGACAGTCCTCACGCCCCGGCTATCGCCTCGGGGCGATCGCCCTTCACCCCAACAACCGCACCCTCGCCGACGCCCAAAACCAGGGTCTTGGCCCCGATCAAAACGGCATTATTCTCTGGGACATCCCCACGAACCGCAAGCTACGCACCCTCGCCGGCCACAGCTACGTGGTCGAGGCGATCGCCTTTAGCCCCAACGGTCAAATCCTTGCCACCGGCAGCGCCGACACCAGCTTTGCCGAGGAAAGCGTGATCAAGCTGTGGAATCCGGACAAAGGAATCCTCATTCGGACGCTATCGGGGCAAAAAGGCGGGATTCGGGCGATCGCCTTTAGCCCCGACGGTCAGACTCTCGCCAGCGGCAGCGGAGCAGGCAGCATTGTCCTGTGGAATCTCCGGACTGGCCAGGCGCTGCAAACCCTGACCGGCCACACCCGAGCAATCACGGCGATCGCCTTTAGCCCCGACGGCCAGACCCTCGCCAGCGGCAGCAGCGATCGCACCCTGCGCGTCTGGCAGCTTCAGGGCCTACGGTGA